A portion of the Parasteatoda tepidariorum isolate YZ-2023 chromosome 5, CAS_Ptep_4.0, whole genome shotgun sequence genome contains these proteins:
- the LOC107446828 gene encoding toxin CSTX-20 — translation MKHLSTFILFLGLVCIAVAELGKNCSTSSDCDEDECCVNLSAFTTNRCRKIRQEGDFCFTKEHTHHDDEGVYRFMCPCVEGLDCVPEEEYEKDGVKVIRNSKCNAKKADE, via the exons ATGAAGCATCTATCTacgtttattctttttttgggaCTTGTTTGTATAGCA GTTGCTGAATTAGGCAAAAACTGCAGCACATCGTCTGATTGTGACGAAGATGAATGCTGTGTCAATCTCAGTGCCTTTACTACGAACAGATGTCGGAAAATAAGACAGGAAG gggATTTCTGCTTTACAAAAGAGCACACTCACCATGACGATGAGGGTGTCTATCGATTTATGTGTCCTTGCGTTGAAGGGTTAGACTGCGTACCCGAAGAAGAATACGAAAAAGATGGG GTGAAAGTTATCCGTAACTCTAAGTGCAACGCAAAGAAAGCAGATGAATGA